One window of the Archangium primigenium genome contains the following:
- a CDS encoding FHA domain-containing protein → MAYCPRCDAENPDSASTCHVCGSPLRSGTMVMAAPKQAPRPQVALRVVRADGGPESVVRMTRDTLTCGPQGDLPLTDDPFIMPVQARFFFSGGRLAMEDVGGANGVFARLRQEKELPVGGELRLGRQRLVLEPIPASAVGPGGAHIWGSSDPGYRLRLVQILEGGVRGAAFPLREGDNHLGREQGDITFPTDGFVSGRHALLHVKQDRLRVKDVGSSNGTFLRLTGPVFVENGDHFLIGRQLLRVEIQLTV, encoded by the coding sequence ATGGCCTACTGTCCCCGCTGCGACGCCGAGAACCCCGACTCCGCCTCCACCTGCCACGTCTGTGGCTCGCCCCTCCGCTCGGGCACCATGGTGATGGCCGCGCCCAAACAGGCGCCCCGCCCCCAGGTCGCCCTCCGGGTGGTCCGGGCCGACGGCGGGCCGGAATCCGTGGTGCGCATGACCCGGGACACCCTCACCTGTGGCCCCCAGGGCGACCTGCCCCTGACGGACGACCCCTTCATCATGCCCGTCCAGGCGCGCTTCTTCTTCTCCGGGGGCCGGCTGGCCATGGAGGACGTGGGCGGCGCCAACGGCGTCTTCGCGCGCCTGCGGCAGGAAAAGGAGCTGCCCGTGGGGGGCGAGCTGCGGCTGGGCCGGCAGCGCCTGGTGCTCGAGCCCATTCCCGCCTCGGCGGTGGGTCCGGGCGGCGCCCACATCTGGGGCTCGTCCGACCCGGGCTACCGGCTGCGCCTGGTGCAGATCCTGGAGGGGGGCGTGCGCGGGGCGGCCTTCCCGCTCCGGGAGGGCGACAACCACCTGGGACGCGAGCAGGGCGACATCACCTTCCCCACCGACGGCTTCGTCTCCGGCCGCCACGCGCTCTTGCACGTGAAGCAGGACCGGCTGCGCGTCAAGGACGTGGGCTCGTCCAACGGCACCTTCCTGCGGCTGACCGGACCCGTGTTCGTGGAGAACGGGGACCACTTCCTCATCGGCCGCCAGTTGCTCCGGGTGGAAATCCAACTGACGGTGTGA
- a CDS encoding TraR/DksA C4-type zinc finger protein, with product MNQKDLKRYKKMLEDSKASLLQSAQKTLMEESSFDTDDLPDEIDQASSEYTQSMVFRLRDREKFLLQKIDKALERIDNGTFGVCERCEEDISPKRLDARPVTTLCIRCKEEQEKKEKSYG from the coding sequence GTGAACCAGAAAGATCTCAAGCGTTACAAGAAGATGCTCGAGGACAGCAAGGCGAGCTTGCTGCAGAGCGCGCAGAAGACCCTGATGGAGGAGTCCAGCTTCGACACCGACGACCTCCCGGATGAGATCGACCAGGCTTCGTCCGAGTACACCCAGTCGATGGTGTTCCGCCTGCGCGATCGGGAGAAGTTCCTGCTGCAGAAGATCGACAAGGCGCTGGAGCGCATCGACAACGGCACGTTCGGCGTGTGCGAGCGGTGCGAGGAGGACATCTCGCCCAAGCGGCTGGACGCGCGTCCGGTGACGACGCTGTGCATCCGGTGCAAGGAAGAGCAGGAGAAGAAGGAAAAGTCCTACGGCTGA
- a CDS encoding DNA integrity scanning protein DisA nucleotide-binding domain protein, translated as MSDTSKFDREFLRAALSLAGKGEVDHFLYISDVLIPVEDLRRQHARRKLVYAVTTPRLAQELLATKQRALVIPAYDYSRTERVKVALVSALSQGAFAEGNLVLCMTGKLGRPPDTLMQMRIGGSLDDRLAIEGVKLGDEFNSQVVDALIQLALQIGQEGFEGHPIGTILTIGDHTSVMEKSRQMTINPFQGLSESERNVLDPKIREAIKNFSVLDGSFVIREDGVVLAAGRYLSASDETVKIPLGLGARHAAAASITSTTKSIALVVSQTSGAVRLFKGGHIVLELHQTARRT; from the coding sequence ATGAGCGATACCTCGAAATTCGACCGGGAGTTCCTGCGCGCCGCCCTCTCGCTTGCTGGCAAGGGGGAGGTGGACCACTTCCTCTACATCAGCGACGTGCTCATTCCCGTCGAGGATCTGCGCCGCCAGCATGCCCGGCGCAAGCTCGTCTACGCCGTGACAACGCCCCGGCTCGCGCAGGAACTGCTCGCCACCAAACAACGCGCCCTGGTGATTCCCGCCTACGACTACTCGCGCACCGAGCGGGTGAAGGTGGCCCTCGTGTCCGCCCTGTCCCAGGGGGCCTTCGCCGAGGGCAACCTCGTGCTGTGCATGACGGGCAAGCTCGGCCGCCCCCCGGACACCCTGATGCAGATGCGCATCGGCGGCTCGCTCGACGACCGGCTCGCCATCGAGGGGGTGAAGCTTGGCGACGAGTTCAACTCCCAGGTGGTGGACGCCCTCATCCAGCTCGCGCTGCAGATCGGCCAGGAGGGCTTCGAGGGTCACCCCATCGGCACCATCCTCACCATCGGCGACCACACGAGCGTGATGGAGAAGAGCCGGCAGATGACCATCAACCCGTTCCAGGGCCTGTCCGAGTCCGAGCGCAACGTGTTGGATCCGAAGATTCGCGAGGCCATCAAGAACTTCTCCGTGCTCGACGGCTCGTTCGTCATCCGCGAGGACGGCGTGGTGCTGGCCGCGGGCCGCTACCTGTCGGCCTCGGACGAGACGGTGAAGATTCCCCTCGGGCTGGGCGCGCGGCACGCCGCCGCGGCGAGCATCACCTCGACGACCAAGAGCATCGCGCTGGTGGTGAGCCAGACCTCGGGCGCGGTGCGCCTGTTCAAGGGCGGCCACATCGTGCTCGAGCTGCACCAGACGGCGCGCCGCACCTAG
- a CDS encoding serine/threonine protein kinase has product MRDGRGEAGDEWLGLELAPGTQVAGFFVEGRLARGSFGALYAARRGARRFAIKLVPRDERGEREVDALRRVQALPVVGFLGYGLWPDEAPRFLVLALELVDGPELDVWARDFNPDAHELLVQVMRPLVDILGRVHAAGVVHRDVKESNIIIRQGDGRPVLVDFGAAGFEGAPRLTQRMPPGTPEYRSPELLRFAREWVGEPPPERPGDDLWALGVTFYALLTRTLPFGDRQGPLVRRILEHDPEPPHLRNPRVPRGVSELCLRMLEKRPEARFADAPALAAALMDVLAQADDTWRTRLFPGERQLTVRAPEPSVPPSPPRARRWPVAVALGGLLALGGGLAARELTSEDGPPTPPPESAAPRPMQQAASRHELAPEHMTGEVGFNAGPRKSPTPAPVAPATHPTDPPMNLTATKRRALAPIAAACITSACASGPKPIGPPGVPPRSDCPKGSGSMHNVYDLPDGGVVHASLGWPGKDPERFNHLRIPAKNGPIEARLESDVGSMPEGTVFHGEMMLRADFSYAKFTRAQLPDGKVIPVCLAYVRSVEFNTQRGDKLPEGFMLWAGAQLRVVRPFVDFKLL; this is encoded by the coding sequence ATGCGAGATGGACGAGGAGAGGCAGGGGACGAGTGGCTCGGGCTGGAGCTGGCCCCGGGCACCCAGGTGGCGGGCTTCTTCGTCGAGGGGCGGCTGGCCCGGGGCAGCTTCGGCGCGCTGTACGCGGCCCGGCGGGGCGCGCGGCGCTTCGCCATCAAGCTGGTGCCCCGCGACGAGCGCGGCGAGCGCGAGGTGGATGCGCTGCGGCGGGTCCAGGCCCTGCCGGTGGTGGGCTTTCTCGGCTACGGCCTGTGGCCGGACGAGGCCCCGCGCTTCCTCGTGCTCGCGCTGGAGCTCGTGGACGGGCCGGAGCTGGACGTGTGGGCGCGCGACTTCAACCCGGACGCCCACGAGCTGCTCGTCCAGGTGATGCGGCCGCTCGTGGACATCCTCGGCCGGGTGCATGCCGCCGGGGTGGTGCACCGGGACGTGAAGGAGTCCAACATCATCATCCGCCAGGGCGACGGGCGGCCGGTGCTGGTGGACTTCGGCGCCGCGGGCTTCGAGGGCGCGCCCCGGCTCACGCAGCGCATGCCCCCCGGCACGCCCGAGTACCGCAGCCCGGAGCTCCTGCGCTTCGCGCGCGAGTGGGTGGGCGAGCCGCCCCCCGAGCGACCCGGGGATGACCTGTGGGCGCTGGGCGTCACCTTCTACGCGCTGCTCACCCGGACGCTCCCCTTCGGAGACCGGCAGGGGCCCCTGGTGCGCCGCATCCTCGAGCACGACCCCGAGCCGCCCCACCTGCGCAACCCGCGGGTGCCCCGGGGGGTGAGCGAGCTGTGCCTGCGCATGCTGGAGAAGCGGCCCGAGGCGCGCTTCGCCGATGCGCCCGCGCTCGCGGCCGCGCTGATGGACGTGCTCGCCCAGGCGGACGACACCTGGCGCACGCGGCTGTTTCCCGGCGAGCGCCAGCTGACGGTGCGTGCGCCGGAGCCGTCCGTGCCCCCCTCCCCCCCGCGCGCCAGGCGGTGGCCGGTGGCGGTGGCGCTCGGGGGCCTGCTCGCGCTGGGCGGCGGGCTCGCCGCGCGGGAGTTGACCTCGGAGGACGGGCCCCCCACCCCACCTCCCGAGTCGGCCGCGCCCCGCCCCATGCAACAGGCCGCGTCTCGCCATGAATTGGCGCCCGAGCACATGACGGGAGAAGTTGGGTTCAACGCGGGACCTCGGAAGTCACCCACCCCCGCGCCCGTCGCTCCCGCGACGCACCCAACGGACCCCCCCATGAACCTCACCGCCACGAAGCGCCGCGCGCTCGCGCCCATCGCCGCCGCCTGCATCACCTCCGCCTGCGCGAGCGGGCCCAAGCCCATCGGTCCGCCGGGCGTGCCGCCCAGGTCCGACTGCCCCAAAGGCAGTGGATCCATGCACAATGTCTATGACCTGCCCGACGGGGGAGTCGTCCATGCCTCCCTGGGATGGCCTGGCAAGGACCCCGAGCGGTTCAATCACCTGCGCATTCCCGCCAAGAACGGGCCCATCGAGGCCAGGCTCGAGAGCGACGTGGGCTCCATGCCCGAGGGCACGGTGTTCCATGGGGAAATGATGCTCAGGGCCGATTTCAGCTACGCCAAGTTCACCCGAGCTCAATTGCCCGATGGCAAGGTCATCCCCGTCTGTCTGGCCTACGTCCGGAGCGTCGAGTTCAATACGCAGCGCGGCGACAAGTTGCCCGAGGGATTCATGCTCTGGGCCGGCGCCCAGTTGCGTGTCGTTCGGCCGTTCGTCGACTTCAAACTCCTCTGA
- a CDS encoding DUF2381 family protein, with the protein MSPSTLSFLLVYSVLASTTPLGTRACEEVQRIELPRQPTGVLEVCVRPQSLTEFTFDAPVVVHVQDENRFEQVTRSPTSLQVLPPRDLAPGERIRLSVTYPDRQGQETFLLDLMGMEGPSTRHVEISRSPRVPDVNTDALAAERIESQRLQAELARLERELHQLRETLMDPRRLTGLVASSSISNWSGIKMRAFAITSQAPPVAPSTRQGLCYRSAYRVVVDMGKVPAPLRPWRAENADAWDAEGQKLEIVSIERASGRLLIEFAAEWGRRLGAMTLRLRAEDIQDWMITGIECD; encoded by the coding sequence ATGAGTCCGTCCACGCTCTCGTTCCTGCTCGTGTACTCCGTCCTCGCCAGCACGACCCCTCTTGGGACCCGGGCGTGTGAGGAGGTTCAACGCATCGAACTGCCACGCCAACCCACCGGAGTCCTCGAGGTCTGCGTCAGGCCTCAATCCCTGACGGAGTTCACCTTCGATGCCCCCGTCGTGGTGCACGTGCAGGACGAAAACCGCTTCGAGCAGGTCACCCGGAGTCCGACGAGTCTCCAGGTCCTGCCCCCCAGGGATCTGGCTCCTGGGGAACGGATTCGGCTGTCCGTGACCTACCCGGATCGACAGGGACAAGAGACATTCCTCCTGGACCTGATGGGCATGGAGGGGCCCTCCACGCGTCACGTGGAAATCTCTCGGTCGCCCCGAGTCCCTGACGTCAACACGGACGCGCTGGCGGCGGAGCGCATCGAAAGCCAGCGCCTCCAAGCCGAATTGGCCCGTCTGGAGCGAGAACTCCATCAACTTCGCGAGACCCTCATGGACCCGCGACGACTGACAGGACTCGTTGCCAGTAGCTCCATCTCGAATTGGAGTGGAATCAAGATGCGTGCCTTCGCCATCACGAGTCAGGCGCCTCCCGTCGCCCCGTCGACACGGCAAGGCCTGTGCTATCGCTCGGCGTACCGAGTCGTCGTCGACATGGGCAAAGTCCCCGCACCGCTCCGGCCCTGGCGCGCGGAGAACGCCGACGCCTGGGATGCGGAGGGCCAGAAGCTGGAGATCGTGTCCATCGAGCGCGCTTCCGGCAGGCTCCTGATCGAATTCGCGGCGGAGTGGGGCAGGCGCCTCGGGGCCATGACATTGCGACTGCGCGCCGAGGATATCCAGGACTGGATGATCACGGGAATCGAGTGCGACTGA
- a CDS encoding Imm52 family immunity protein translates to MSESYVVGAYWACRPETPEDCARRAETFFTLMAECHPSFARWFFQSGATRDVSSLQFEPTRERFLELFGKKKYQSGNDGFHMGAWTGHVDQTQGGMVMMRCGSKAQVAPNHVRLFLPEEALGHERMLTASVLSKVMNALAVSWEPEWAIATADGLWERLSQDSHLGCFVGWLTYLARQRGEVPELPAPVSTHPLEDKGTLILLGPDRLTPSNPAQVALALRVQSQLESKGLLKRVVDPRALQSE, encoded by the coding sequence ATGAGTGAGTCATACGTCGTTGGAGCTTACTGGGCGTGCCGTCCGGAAACCCCGGAGGACTGTGCACGACGGGCGGAGACCTTTTTCACGCTCATGGCGGAATGCCACCCGAGCTTCGCCCGCTGGTTTTTCCAGAGCGGTGCCACGCGTGACGTGTCATCACTTCAATTCGAGCCGACGCGCGAGCGCTTCCTCGAACTCTTCGGAAAGAAGAAGTACCAGAGCGGCAATGATGGCTTCCACATGGGGGCTTGGACAGGCCACGTGGATCAGACGCAGGGAGGAATGGTGATGATGCGCTGTGGCTCGAAAGCCCAGGTGGCCCCGAATCATGTGCGCCTCTTTCTGCCCGAGGAAGCGCTGGGCCATGAGCGAATGCTCACGGCGTCTGTTCTGTCGAAGGTGATGAATGCGCTGGCCGTGTCCTGGGAGCCGGAGTGGGCCATCGCCACGGCGGATGGCCTTTGGGAGCGGCTCTCTCAGGACAGCCACCTTGGATGCTTCGTGGGCTGGCTCACCTACCTCGCGCGGCAGCGCGGCGAGGTGCCGGAACTCCCGGCGCCCGTGAGCACTCACCCGTTAGAGGACAAGGGCACGTTGATCCTCTTGGGTCCCGACCGCCTCACGCCGAGCAATCCCGCGCAGGTGGCGCTGGCCCTGCGGGTCCAATCCCAACTGGAGTCGAAAGGACTGCTCAAGCGCGTGGTCGATCCACGCGCCCTTCAATCCGAATGA
- a CDS encoding Tox-REase-5 domain-containing protein, which translates to MPITLDYFQGFLSRVGVPFDALPEDGRTLSPQRALELLPHLLSTPVTLSNFGPRRMAAHLLMEVATGGAPVSREVLHTRMRRFTQLLVARPDGYLVKPTTGEALQRAGQATVDADGTLRAGRFEVGPFYAIEGGRLFAVDGALEVAKDARPAGLYAPDDGVVLPVGEGAALAVVDMVEGVYRLVFHPGETLNALGQLPGAVRGLYANAPRLWEEFRHKPHAERVRTVSRLATGALLLVGTSGAGAAKVASWGGALGEVSLPLLSLSGEGLLAVRVVALPAGRAVAGVGGALSATHVLHMANTGAQGAGGGGWPPAGGPGHWVEDTSSMSEQARAYQAQVTGAPRRWSYKVCREGECAHYDGYDPKTGTLLEAKAREYEKWFDDNLRPRWNYEGLGGMLEQAERQLRVAGGLRLRWHVAEERMVMVLRKHFNAVGLQSVEIVYTPPLP; encoded by the coding sequence GTGCCCATCACCCTGGACTACTTCCAGGGCTTCCTGTCGCGGGTGGGCGTACCCTTCGACGCGCTGCCCGAGGATGGCCGCACGCTGTCCCCCCAGCGGGCGCTGGAACTGCTCCCGCACCTGCTGTCCACGCCGGTGACGCTGAGCAATTTCGGTCCCAGGCGCATGGCGGCGCACCTGCTGATGGAGGTGGCCACGGGCGGCGCGCCGGTGTCGCGCGAGGTGCTGCACACGCGCATGCGGCGCTTCACGCAACTGCTGGTGGCGCGGCCGGATGGCTACCTCGTGAAGCCCACGACGGGGGAGGCGCTCCAGCGGGCGGGGCAGGCCACGGTGGATGCAGACGGCACCCTGCGCGCCGGGCGCTTCGAGGTGGGCCCCTTCTACGCCATCGAGGGAGGTCGGCTCTTCGCGGTGGACGGAGCGCTGGAAGTGGCGAAGGACGCCCGTCCGGCGGGCCTGTACGCACCGGATGACGGCGTGGTGCTGCCCGTGGGGGAGGGGGCGGCCCTGGCGGTGGTGGACATGGTGGAGGGCGTCTACCGCCTCGTCTTCCACCCGGGGGAGACGCTGAATGCCCTGGGACAGCTTCCCGGGGCGGTGCGCGGGCTGTACGCGAACGCGCCGAGGCTCTGGGAGGAGTTTCGCCACAAGCCCCACGCGGAGCGGGTGCGCACGGTGTCGCGGCTCGCCACGGGGGCGCTGCTGCTGGTGGGGACGTCCGGGGCGGGGGCGGCGAAAGTGGCGTCCTGGGGTGGGGCGCTGGGAGAAGTGTCACTCCCCTTGCTGTCGCTCTCCGGAGAGGGGCTGCTGGCGGTGCGTGTCGTGGCGCTGCCGGCGGGGCGCGCCGTCGCGGGGGTGGGGGGCGCGCTGAGTGCTACCCACGTCCTCCACATGGCGAACACGGGGGCCCAGGGCGCTGGCGGTGGTGGCTGGCCACCCGCGGGCGGCCCCGGACACTGGGTGGAGGACACGTCCAGCATGTCCGAGCAGGCCCGCGCCTATCAGGCCCAGGTTACCGGTGCTCCCAGGCGGTGGTCCTACAAGGTTTGTCGGGAGGGAGAGTGTGCCCATTACGACGGCTACGATCCGAAGACGGGCACACTGCTCGAAGCCAAGGCACGCGAGTACGAAAAATGGTTCGACGACAACCTCAGACCTCGCTGGAACTACGAAGGGCTTGGCGGAATGCTGGAACAGGCCGAACGGCAACTTCGGGTCGCGGGGGGACTTCGGCTGCGTTGGCACGTCGCGGAAGAGCGCATGGTCATGGTGCTCAGGAAACATTTCAACGCCGTGGGTCTCCAGTCCGTGGAAATCGTCTACACACCGCCATTGCCATGA
- a CDS encoding FAD-dependent oxidoreductase: MRIGIIGGGIGGLTLAHALRARGFSPQVFERDASVERTAGYRLHLNASALAALERGVPSPLLQALRASGTGPESFTRFSVLDHHGRTCLRLPVSPEEDMLMIGRRPLRAILARDLGEQVRWGVRFTGYSEHADRVVVHLDGARDEEVDVLVGADGTRSRITRQLKGQEASRPAGIVGIAGKTPLTDVTSPSVPEALFQGPGFAIGPLGVGMFLSTHQPRPAEAQVRAELEPAYVVWSVAARLDQFSGPPEGLSPRALVAEAHRLIERWSPRFHHLLEASEPESPAAFAFVFPATLGPWSSERVTLLGDAIHPMPPTAGAGASTAIVDAVHLAEDLARGPRAEALARYQARMLGYAPAVVDEARPPLAWQRRLAHPVLRVVATTLALPLVSASLAVLDAVRAPRPASRIPVPGDAHEEARQ, translated from the coding sequence ATGAGGATTGGCATCATCGGCGGGGGAATTGGCGGCTTGACCCTGGCCCATGCGCTCCGCGCTCGGGGCTTCTCCCCCCAGGTCTTCGAGCGGGATGCGTCGGTGGAGCGAACGGCCGGCTACCGGCTGCACCTGAACGCCAGCGCCCTCGCCGCCCTGGAGCGAGGCGTTCCGTCTCCCCTGCTCCAGGCCCTGCGCGCCAGTGGAACCGGGCCCGAGTCCTTCACGCGCTTCTCCGTGCTCGACCACCATGGCCGCACCTGTCTCCGACTCCCCGTGTCCCCCGAGGAGGACATGCTGATGATCGGCCGACGCCCGCTGCGCGCCATCCTCGCCCGGGACCTCGGCGAGCAGGTGCGCTGGGGCGTGCGATTCACCGGCTATTCGGAGCACGCGGATCGGGTGGTGGTGCACCTGGACGGCGCCCGGGACGAAGAGGTCGACGTGCTCGTGGGGGCGGATGGCACGCGCTCGCGGATCACCCGGCAACTCAAGGGCCAGGAGGCCTCACGGCCCGCGGGCATCGTGGGCATCGCGGGGAAGACGCCCCTGACGGACGTCACGTCTCCCTCGGTGCCGGAGGCGCTGTTCCAGGGGCCCGGGTTCGCCATCGGGCCCCTCGGGGTGGGCATGTTCCTCTCCACGCACCAGCCGCGTCCCGCCGAGGCCCAGGTCCGCGCCGAGCTCGAGCCCGCGTATGTCGTGTGGTCCGTGGCCGCGCGGCTCGATCAGTTCTCCGGACCCCCGGAGGGCCTGTCACCGCGCGCGCTCGTCGCCGAGGCCCACCGCCTGATCGAGCGCTGGTCCCCGCGCTTCCACCACCTGCTGGAGGCCTCGGAGCCGGAGAGCCCGGCGGCGTTTGCCTTCGTGTTTCCCGCGACCCTCGGGCCCTGGAGCTCCGAACGCGTGACCCTGCTGGGCGATGCCATCCACCCCATGCCACCCACGGCGGGAGCGGGGGCGAGCACCGCCATCGTCGACGCGGTGCACCTGGCGGAGGACCTGGCGCGCGGGCCTCGCGCCGAGGCCCTGGCCCGCTACCAGGCCCGGATGCTCGGCTACGCGCCCGCCGTGGTGGACGAGGCCCGGCCGCCCCTGGCGTGGCAGCGCCGCCTCGCCCATCCCGTCCTGCGCGTCGTCGCCACCACCCTGGCCCTGCCCCTCGTGAGCGCCTCGCTGGCCGTGCTTGACGCCGTGCGCGCCCCGCGTCCAGCGTCGCGCATCCCCGTGCCTGGAGACGCCCATGAAGAAGCTCGTCAATGA
- the dhaL gene encoding dihydroxyacetone kinase subunit DhaL produces the protein MKKLVNDPRAVVGEMLEGLVSLHPGLALLEGEHVILRSDIPPEPAARPVAILSGGGSGHEPAHAGYVGPGMLHAAVAGDVFTSPSTDAVLAALRAVSGPAGALLVVKNYTGDRLNFGLAAELARAEGIPVEVVVVADDVALRDTVEPARRRGLAGTIWVHKVAGAASAAGASLAEVAREAAEAAAQLGTMGVGLGACTVPAAGRPGFTLGEDEMELGLGIHGEQGVRRVPLQPADALVDTLLSTILADRQWGPGERVALLVNGLGGTPAQELAIIARRALAFLHARGLRVERAWSGAFLTALEMPGCSLSLMKVDDARLARLDAPASAPAWPGNGRIAPPVRRASSASPPQADASVARTPGMERVSEALLAVAQALDAAEARLTELDAAAGDGDLGLSLARGAAAIRALPETAWTSPARALTAVGEALRRSIGGSSGPFYATALLRAARQLEDAPASARAWAEAFRAGVAAVAELGGARPGDRTMLDALHPAAEAFAHALAQGEPPALAWARALQAAREGTEATRHMTPRLGRASYLGTRALGVPDAGAEGVCVWLAALTPFIR, from the coding sequence ATGAAGAAGCTCGTCAATGATCCCCGCGCCGTCGTGGGCGAGATGCTCGAAGGTCTGGTCTCGCTGCACCCCGGGCTCGCCCTGCTCGAGGGCGAGCACGTCATCCTCCGCTCGGACATTCCCCCCGAGCCCGCCGCGCGCCCCGTCGCCATCCTCTCCGGAGGCGGCAGCGGACACGAGCCCGCCCACGCGGGCTACGTGGGCCCCGGCATGCTCCACGCCGCCGTGGCCGGGGACGTGTTCACCTCGCCCAGCACGGACGCCGTGCTCGCCGCCCTGCGCGCCGTCTCCGGCCCCGCGGGCGCCCTGCTCGTGGTGAAGAACTACACCGGGGATCGGCTCAACTTCGGCCTCGCCGCCGAGCTGGCCCGGGCCGAGGGCATTCCCGTGGAGGTCGTCGTCGTGGCCGATGACGTGGCCCTGCGCGACACCGTGGAGCCCGCGCGGCGCCGGGGGCTCGCCGGGACAATCTGGGTCCATAAGGTGGCGGGCGCCGCGTCCGCCGCCGGCGCGTCGCTCGCCGAGGTGGCGCGCGAGGCCGCCGAGGCCGCCGCCCAACTGGGCACCATGGGCGTGGGGCTCGGCGCCTGCACGGTGCCCGCCGCCGGTCGGCCGGGCTTCACCCTCGGCGAGGACGAGATGGAGCTGGGCCTCGGCATCCACGGGGAGCAGGGCGTGCGCCGCGTGCCGCTCCAGCCCGCGGATGCCCTCGTGGACACCCTGCTCTCCACGATCCTCGCGGACCGCCAGTGGGGCCCGGGCGAGCGCGTGGCCCTGCTCGTCAACGGCCTGGGGGGAACGCCCGCCCAGGAGCTGGCGATCATCGCCCGCCGGGCCCTGGCCTTCCTGCACGCGCGGGGACTGCGCGTGGAGCGGGCCTGGAGTGGCGCGTTCCTGACGGCCCTGGAGATGCCGGGCTGCTCGCTCTCCTTGATGAAGGTGGATGATGCCCGGCTGGCGCGGCTCGATGCCCCGGCCTCCGCGCCGGCCTGGCCGGGCAACGGCCGCATCGCCCCGCCGGTGCGCCGTGCGTCCTCCGCGTCCCCGCCCCAGGCCGACGCCTCCGTCGCGCGCACACCCGGCATGGAGCGCGTCTCCGAGGCCCTGCTCGCGGTCGCCCAGGCGCTCGATGCCGCCGAGGCCCGGTTGACGGAGCTCGACGCGGCGGCGGGAGACGGCGACCTGGGCTTGAGCCTGGCGCGAGGCGCGGCGGCGATCCGCGCCCTGCCCGAGACGGCCTGGACGAGCCCCGCGCGGGCCCTGACGGCCGTGGGCGAGGCCTTGCGCCGGAGCATTGGCGGCAGCTCGGGGCCTTTCTACGCCACCGCCCTGCTGCGGGCCGCGCGCCAGTTGGAGGACGCCCCCGCGTCGGCACGGGCCTGGGCCGAGGCCTTCCGCGCGGGCGTGGCCGCGGTGGCGGAGCTCGGAGGCGCCCGTCCCGGGGATCGCACCATGCTCGATGCCCTGCACCCGGCCGCGGAGGCCTTCGCGCACGCCCTCGCGCAGGGCGAGCCCCCCGCCCTGGCCTGGGCCCGGGCCCTCCAGGCGGCCCGGGAGGGCACCGAGGCCACCCGGCACATGACGCCGCGCCTGGGCCGGGCCAGCTACCTCGGCACGCGGGCGCTCGGGGTGCCGGACGCCGGCGCCGAGGGCGTCTGCGTCTGGCTGGCGGCGCTCACCCCCTTCATCCGGTAG